A section of the Malania oleifera isolate guangnan ecotype guangnan chromosome 2, ASM2987363v1, whole genome shotgun sequence genome encodes:
- the LOC131149325 gene encoding receptor-like protein 3 isoform X2 has protein sequence MLNLSSNYFQGSLFQSPFLQRAWNLSSLNVSNNGFVGRIPSSICNNSSLVRLLDFSYNHFSGQIPHELGKCSKLEVFRAGFNSLVGLLPADIYHMSALREISLPSNHLSGPIGSDIVQLVNLTIIELNNNELNGMLPQNIGKLSNLEHLILQMNNLSGTIPASLLNCTNLKRLSLLSNKLGGDISTFNFSKLSKLVIVDLGFNHFIGQLPVSLYACKSLKTIRLAFNMLEGQITPEILALQSLSLLSLSGIKLTNISGAIKILMGLHNLRVLSLAKCFVNEIMPDDNSLVDSVGFQNLQYLSIGFCQLVGPVPTWLSKLRKLEILILKRNQIRGPIPSFLGALPRLFHIDLSRNFISGEFPLELTRLPALTTKQASEQLDQISLDVPLIFGIKSPSQSGIRQYNKISNMGKVIDVSNNSLSGNIPIEIGQLKFLQYLNLSQNNFSGNIPHQLSDLYNLEQLDLSKNNLSGEIPQSLKGLNFLSMFKVSYNNLQGAIPLGTQLQSFNASAYEGNPKLCGPPLPYQCQVVGVEEDGSIQDEEDGHEIPWFYVSMTLGFITGFWAICGSLFLKPSWRYAYFQFLINTKDRFCATLAVCKARVWSMIQT, from the coding sequence ATGTTGAATTTGTCCAGCAATTACTTTCAAGGGTCATTATTCCAATCTCCATTTCTTCAGAGAGCATGGAATTTGTCAAGTCTTAATGTTAGCAACAACGGCTTCGTTGGCCGTATCCCTTCCTCTATTTGTAACAATTCCAGCCTTGTTAGGCTCTTGGATTTCTCTTACAATCATTTCAGTGGCCAAATCCCTCATGAACTAGGGAAATGCTCCAAGCTTGAGGTTTTTCGTGCAGGTTTCAACTCGTTAGTTGGACTGCTTCCAGCTGACATTTATCACATGTCAGCATTGCGAGAAATTAGTTTACCTTCCAATCATCTCTCGGGACCGATTGGCAGCGACATCGTTCAGCTCGTTAACCTCACCATCATTGAGCTCAACAACAATGAACTGAATGGCATGCTCCCTCAAAATATCGGGAAGCTTTCTAACTTGGAACACCTGATCCTCCAAATGAACAATTTAAGCGGTACAATTCCTGCTTCCTTGTTGAATTGCACCAATTTGAAAAGACTGAGTTTGCTGTCCAACAAGTTAGGAGGTGATATCTCCACTTTTAATTTCTCCAAGCTTTCCAAACTTGTCATTGTTGACCTTGGCTTTAATCACTTCATAGGTCAATTGCCAGTAAGCCTTTACGCATGCAAGTCCCTGAAAACAATTAGACTTGCCTTTAACATGCTAGAAGGACAGATCACACCTGAAATTCTTGCTTTGCAATCTCTTTCACTCCTTTCCCTTTCTGGAATTAAGTTAACCAACATCTCAGGGGCAATCAAAATTCTAATGGGTCTGCACAACCTTAGGGTCCTCTCGCTTGCCAAATGCTTTGTAAATGAGATAATGCCAGATGATAACAGCTTGGTTGATTCAGTTGGATTTCAAAATCTTCAATATTTGAGTATAGGCTTCTGCCAACTCGTTGGACCAGTGCCAACATGGTTGTCAAAGCTTAGAAAACTAGAGATTCTCATACTAAAGAGGAACCAAATTAGAGGTCCAATTCCTagtttcttaggggctttgcCCAGACTCTTCCACATTGACTTGTCAAGAAATTTCATTTCTGGAGAATTTCCACTGGAACTTACTAGACTGCCTGCATTAACAACTAAGCAGGCTTCTGAACAACTTGATCAAATTTCTCTCGATGTGCCTCTGATTTTTGGCATCAAATCACCTTCACAAAGTGGTATTAGACAATACAATAAAATCTCAAACATGGGAAAAGTAATTGATGTGAGTAACAACAGCTTGAGTGGCAATATTCCTATTGAGATTGGTCAATTGAAGTTTCTTCAATACTTGAATCTCTCTCAAAACAACTTCTCTGGCAACATTCCACATCAACTATCCGACCTTTATAACTTAGAACAACTAGACCTCTCCAAAAACAATCTTTCTGGTGAGATTCCACAATCGTTAAAAGGTCTCAATTTTTTGTCCATGTTTAAGGTCTCATACAACAATCTTCAAGGAGCAATACCATTGGGCACTCAACTTCAAAGCTTTAATGCTTCTGCATACGAGGGGAATCCTAAACTTTGTGGTCCCCCACTACCATACCAATGCCAAGTTGTCGGTGTCGAAGAAGATGGGAGCATTCAAGATGAGGAAGATGGGCATGAAATTCCATGGTTTTATGTGAGTATGACGCTCGGATTCATCACAGGGTTTTGGGCAATTTGCGGTAGTTTATTCTTGAAACCTTCTTGGAGGTATGCCTATTTCCAATTTTTGATAAATACAAAAGATCGATTTTGTGCGACGCTAGCTGTTTGCAAGGCTAGAGTTTGGAGCATGATTCAAACTTAA
- the LOC131149325 gene encoding receptor-like protein 3 isoform X1: MLNLSSNYFQGSLFQSPFLQRAWNLSSLNVSNNGFVGRIPSSICNNSSLVRLLDFSYNHFSGQIPHELGKCSKLEVFRAGFNSLVGLLPADIYHMSALREISLPSNHLSGPIGSDIVQLVNLTIIELNNNELNGMLPQNIGKLSNLEHLILQMNNLSGTIPASLLNCTNLKRLSLLSNKLGGDISTFNFSKLSKLVIVDLGFNHFIGQLPVSLYACKSLKTIRLAFNMLEGQITPEILALQSLSLLSLSGIKLTNISGAIKILMGLHNLRVLSLAKCFVNEIMPDDNSLVDSVGFQNLQYLSIGFCQLVGPVPTWLSKLRKLEILILKRNQIRGPIPSFLGALPRLFHIDLSRNFISGEFPLELTRLPALTTKQASEQLDQISLDVPLIFGIKSPSQSGIRQYNKISNMGKVIDVSNNSLSGNIPIEIGQLKFLQYLNLSQNNFSGNIPHQLSDLYNLEQLDLSKNNLSGEIPQSLKGLNFLSMFKVSYNNLQGAIPLGTQLQSFNASAYEGNPKLCGPPLPYQCQVVGVEEDGSIQDEEDGHEIPWFYVSMTLGFITGFWAICGSLFLKPSWRVLGNLWHFVLESFLEKCLLPIFDRYKKLILCDTSCLQG; this comes from the exons ATGTTGAATTTGTCCAGCAATTACTTTCAAGGGTCATTATTCCAATCTCCATTTCTTCAGAGAGCATGGAATTTGTCAAGTCTTAATGTTAGCAACAACGGCTTCGTTGGCCGTATCCCTTCCTCTATTTGTAACAATTCCAGCCTTGTTAGGCTCTTGGATTTCTCTTACAATCATTTCAGTGGCCAAATCCCTCATGAACTAGGGAAATGCTCCAAGCTTGAGGTTTTTCGTGCAGGTTTCAACTCGTTAGTTGGACTGCTTCCAGCTGACATTTATCACATGTCAGCATTGCGAGAAATTAGTTTACCTTCCAATCATCTCTCGGGACCGATTGGCAGCGACATCGTTCAGCTCGTTAACCTCACCATCATTGAGCTCAACAACAATGAACTGAATGGCATGCTCCCTCAAAATATCGGGAAGCTTTCTAACTTGGAACACCTGATCCTCCAAATGAACAATTTAAGCGGTACAATTCCTGCTTCCTTGTTGAATTGCACCAATTTGAAAAGACTGAGTTTGCTGTCCAACAAGTTAGGAGGTGATATCTCCACTTTTAATTTCTCCAAGCTTTCCAAACTTGTCATTGTTGACCTTGGCTTTAATCACTTCATAGGTCAATTGCCAGTAAGCCTTTACGCATGCAAGTCCCTGAAAACAATTAGACTTGCCTTTAACATGCTAGAAGGACAGATCACACCTGAAATTCTTGCTTTGCAATCTCTTTCACTCCTTTCCCTTTCTGGAATTAAGTTAACCAACATCTCAGGGGCAATCAAAATTCTAATGGGTCTGCACAACCTTAGGGTCCTCTCGCTTGCCAAATGCTTTGTAAATGAGATAATGCCAGATGATAACAGCTTGGTTGATTCAGTTGGATTTCAAAATCTTCAATATTTGAGTATAGGCTTCTGCCAACTCGTTGGACCAGTGCCAACATGGTTGTCAAAGCTTAGAAAACTAGAGATTCTCATACTAAAGAGGAACCAAATTAGAGGTCCAATTCCTagtttcttaggggctttgcCCAGACTCTTCCACATTGACTTGTCAAGAAATTTCATTTCTGGAGAATTTCCACTGGAACTTACTAGACTGCCTGCATTAACAACTAAGCAGGCTTCTGAACAACTTGATCAAATTTCTCTCGATGTGCCTCTGATTTTTGGCATCAAATCACCTTCACAAAGTGGTATTAGACAATACAATAAAATCTCAAACATGGGAAAAGTAATTGATGTGAGTAACAACAGCTTGAGTGGCAATATTCCTATTGAGATTGGTCAATTGAAGTTTCTTCAATACTTGAATCTCTCTCAAAACAACTTCTCTGGCAACATTCCACATCAACTATCCGACCTTTATAACTTAGAACAACTAGACCTCTCCAAAAACAATCTTTCTGGTGAGATTCCACAATCGTTAAAAGGTCTCAATTTTTTGTCCATGTTTAAGGTCTCATACAACAATCTTCAAGGAGCAATACCATTGGGCACTCAACTTCAAAGCTTTAATGCTTCTGCATACGAGGGGAATCCTAAACTTTGTGGTCCCCCACTACCATACCAATGCCAAGTTGTCGGTGTCGAAGAAGATGGGAGCATTCAAGATGAGGAAGATGGGCATGAAATTCCATGGTTTTATGTGAGTATGACGCTCGGATTCATCACAGGGTTTTGGGCAATTTGCGGTAGTTTATTCTTGAAACCTTCTTGGAG GGTTTTGGGCAATCTGTGGCACTTTGTTCTTGAATCCTTCTTGGAGAAATGCCTACTTCCAATTTTTGACAGATACAAAAAACTGATTTTGTGTGACACTAGCTGCTTGCAAGGTTAG
- the LOC131149326 gene encoding receptor-like protein 3, with protein MIAKGVTSHQTRAMLEHHHRSPMFSIFPWILFSCLIPPSLSYACNQHDRNSLLSISPSFSPPLNWPSNANCSLWEGIACDHNGWVAHIWLPSRGLSGGIPPSLRNLTQLSHLNLSHNSFAGPLPDDFFSSLNHLKILDLSFNRLHGELPSLVTSNGSPISLQILDLSSNYFQGSLFQSPFLQAAWNLSSLNVSNNDFVGLIPSSICSNSSLVKLLDFSFNDFSGQITHELGKCSKLEVFRAGFNSLFGSLPAGIYRMSELREISLPSNHLSGPIGSDIVQLINLTVIELNNNELNGMLPQNIGKLSNLEHLLLKMNNLSGTIPPSLLTCTNLKTLSLSLNRLGGDISTFNFSKLPKLVIVDLGGNVFTGQLPVSLYTCKSLKAIRLASNMLEGQITSDILALQSLSFLSLSGLKLTNISGAIKILMGLHNLRVLSLAECFVNEIILDDNSLVDSVGFQNLQYLSIGLSQLVGPVPSWLSELRKLEILILKWNQLRGPIPSFLGTLPRLFYIDLSNNFISGEFPPELTRLPALKIKQVSEQVDQIYLHVPLYFGIKSPLQSGIRQYNKISNMGKVIDVSNNSLSGNIPIEIGQLEFLQYLNLSQNNFSGNIPNQLSNLYNLEKLDLSKNNFFGEIPQSLEGLTFLSKFNVSYNNLQGAIPLGTQLQSFNASAYEGNPKLCGSPLPYQCQAVSVDEDGSIQDQEDGHEIPWFYVSMVLGYITGFWAICGSLFLKPSWRYAYFQFLTNTKDRFCATLAVCKARVWSMIQT; from the coding sequence ATGATTGCAAAAGGGGTTACGAGTCATCAAACAAGAGCCATGCTTGAGCATCATCACCGATCGCCCATGTTCTCCATCTTCCCATGGATCTTATTCTCTTGCCTTATCCCTCCTTCGCTGAGCTATGCTTGCAACCAACATGATCGGAACTCTCTCTTGTCCATCTCTCCCAGCTTCTCTCCTCCTCTGAATTGGCCATCCAATGCCAATTGCTCTCTCTGGGAAGGGATTGCATGCGATCATAATGGTTGGGTCGCCCATATTTGGCTACCCTCTAGAGGCCTCAGCGGTGGCATCCCTCCGTCTTTAAGAAACCTTACACAACTCTCTCACCTCAATCTTTCCCACAATTCCTTTGCTGGACCACTTCCAGATGATTtcttttcatctttaaatcaccTGAAGATCCTTGATCTCAGCTTCAACAGACTGCATGGAGAATTACCGTCACTTGTTACATCAAATGGTTCACCCATCTCCCTCCAAATATTGGATTTGTCCAGCAATTACTTTCAAGGGTCATTATTCCAATCTCCATTTCTTCAGGCAGCATGGAATTTGTCAAGTCTTAATGTTAGCAACAATGACTTCGTTGGCCTTATCCCTTCCTCCATTTGTAGCAATTCCAGCCTTGTTAAACTCTTGGatttctctttcaatgatttcAGTGGCCAAATCACTCATGAACTAGGGAAATGCTCCAAGCTCGAGGTTTTTCGTGCAGGTTTCAACTCGTTATTTGGATCGCTTCCAGCTGGCATTTATCGCATGTCAGAATTGCGAGAAATTAGTTTACCTTCCAATCATCTCTCGGGACCGATTGGCAGCGATATCGTTCAGCTCATCAACCTCACCGTCATTGAGCTCAACAACAATGAACTGAATGGCATGCTCCCTCAAAATATCGGGAAGCTTTCTAACTTGGAACACCTGCTCCTCAAAATGAACAATTTAAGTGGTACAATACCTCCTTCCTTGTTGACTTGCACCAATTTGAAAACATTGAGTTTGTCACTCAACAGATTAGGAGGTGATATCTCCACTTTTAATTTCTCCAAGCTTCCCAAACTTGTCATTGTTGACCTTGGCGGTAATGTCTTCACAGGTCAATTGCCAGTAAGCCTTTACACATGCAAGTCCCTGAAAGCAATTAGACTGGCCAGTAACATGCTAGAAGGACAGATCACATCTGACATTCTTGCTTTGCAATCTCTTTCATTCCTTTCACTTAGTGGACTTAAGTTAACCAACATCTCAGGGGCAATCAAAATTCTAATGGGTCTGCACAACCTTAGGGTCCTTTCGCTTGCAGAATGCTTTGTGAATGAGATAATTCTAGATGATAACAGCTTAGTTGATTCAGTTGGATTTCAAAATCTTCAATATTTGAGTATAGGCTTGAGCCAACTCGTTGGACCAGTGCCATCGTGGTTGTCAGAGCTTAGAAAGCTAGAGATTCTCATACTAAAATGGAACCAACTTAGAGGTCCAATTCCTAGTTTCTTAGGGACTTTGCCAAGACTATTCTACATTGACTTGTCAAATAATTTCATTTCCGGAGAATTTCCACCGGAACTTACTAGACTACCTGCATTAAAAATCAAGCAGGTTTCTGAACAAGTTGATCAAATTTATCTCCATGTGCCTCTGTATTTTGGCATCAAATCACCTCTACAAAGTGGTATTAGACAATACAATAAAATCTCAAACATGGGAAAAGTAATTGATGTGAGTAACAACAGCTTGAGTGGCAATATCCCCATTGAGATTGGTCAATTGGAGTTTCTTCAATACTTGAATCTCTCTCAAAACAACTTCTCTGGCAACATTCCAAATCAACTGTCCAACCTTTATAACTTAGAAAAGCTAGACCTctccaaaaacaatttttttggtGAGATCCCACAGTCATTAGAAGGTCTCACTTTTTTATCAAAGTTTAATGTCTCATACAACAATCTTCAAGGAGCAATACCATTGGGCACTCAACTTCAAAGCTTTAATGCTTCTGCATATGAGGGGAATCCTAAACTTTGTGGCTCCCCATTACCATACCAATGCCAAGCTGTCAGTGTTGATGAAGATGGGAGCATTCAGGATCAGGAAGATGGGCATGAAATTCCATGGTTTTATGTGAGTATGGTGCTCGGATACATCACAGGGTTTTGGGCAATTTGCGGCAGTTTATTCTTGAAACCTTCTTGGAGGTATGCCTATTTCCAATTTTTGACAAATACAAAAGACCGATTTTGTGCGACACTAGCTGTTTGCAAGGCTAGAGTTTGGAGCATGATTCAAACTTAA
- the LOC131148416 gene encoding uncharacterized protein LOC131148416 yields MAESPTALSSYTQPPVLSLPSPINMITDQAIISVLISSLSETLIAYVLTATSSREVWTTLEDLFAAKSYASIMQIQLQLTTLKKGSETIPEYYRRAKLLQDSLAMDDKLIPSSDFITYLLDGLGSDYDSLVTSITTRVDPLTPAQVYSHLLTHEARLNHQSTTLTTSPEFFANTTQTKLATSFSRIRGFSHARGNFRGGGRGGRGRHGGHPPSSNPAPFSPN; encoded by the exons ATGGCAGAATCTCCTACTGCATTGTCTTCTTACACGCAACCTCCAGTACTTTCTCTTCCTTCCCCCATCAATATGATTACA GATCAAGCCATCATCAGCGTCTTGATCTCCTCCCTCTCTGAAACGCTAATTGCTTATGTCCTCACAGCTACCTCTTCCCGTGAGGTGTGGACAACGCTTGAAGATTTGTTTGCTGCAAAATCATATGCAAGCATCATGCAGATTCAACTCCAGCTCACTACTCTCAAGAAGGGTTCAGAAACCATACCTGAATACTACCGTCGGGCAAAGCTTCTCCAGGACTCCCTTGCCATGGATGATAAACtcattccttcatctgatttcattACGTATCTCCTAGATGGTTTAGGCTCCGACTACGACTCTCTTGTTACATCCATCACTACTCGTGTGGATCCACTCACTCCGGCGCAAGTTTACAGCCATCTCTTAACTCATGAAGCTCGTTTGAACCATCAGAGCACCACACTTACAACATCTCCTGAATTTTTTGCTAACACTACTCAAACAAAACTTGCTACCAGCTTCTCTCGCATCAGAGGCTTCTCACACGCCAGGGGCAATTTCAGAGGTGGTGGTCGTGGGGGTCGTGGGAGGCATGGTGGTCATCCTCCCTCCTCCAACCCAGCTCCCTTTTCACCTAATTGA